The segment TAGTCATACTGTTCTGAATGACTGTTTTGACGAAATTCTGCGTCGTCTGATGCTTCGGTGCTCCGAACACATCCAGCACGCTGCCCTGCTCGATAATCCGTCCCTCTTCCATTACGGCTACCTTGTTGCAGATCTCCTGAATCACCGACATCTCATGCGTGATGATCATCACTGTGATGTTGTATTCCGCGTTGATCCGCTTGAGCAGCTGCAGGATGGACTGTGTCGTCTGCGGGTCCAGAGCGGAAGTAGCTTCATCGCACAATAGTATTGAAGGATTCGAGGCAAGCGCCCGGGCAATCCCGACCCGCTGCTTCTGTCCGCCTGACAGCTCGCTCGGATAGCTTCCAGCCTTGTCGCTTAGCCCGACGAATTCGAGCAGCTCCTCCACCCGCTTGCGGATTTCCGCCTTGCTCTTTTTCAGCAGGATGAGTGGAATCGCCACATTGTCGAACACCTTTTTGGACTCCAGCAGGTTAAAATGCTGAAAAATCATGCCGATGTTTTTCTTGGCTGCCCGCAGCTCTTTGTCGCTGTACGCGCCCAGATCGTACCCGTCCACCAGCACCTGGCCCTCAGACGGCCGTTCCAGGTAATTGACCAGACGGATTAATGTGCTTTTTCCGGCTCCGCTGTAGCCGATGACTCCGAAAATATCGCCCTTCTCCACCTTCAGGCTGATTCCCTTCAGCGCTTCAATCTTCACCTCTTTGCGGGTGAACGTCTTGTACACATTCCGTAGTTCAATCATAGTTGTTCCCCTCAATCATCTGGTAAATTTAGGATTCAGGTTTCAAGCCTGCTGCTTCAGCTTCGCCAGTGCCCCCTCTGCCAGCAGAGCGAAATACTTGGCTGCCGGCAGGATGGCCGCCTCATCGACATCGAAGCGGGGATGATGCAGCGCATGGTTCGGGCCGGTGCCGATGTTCACAAAAGCACCCGGGATCTGCTGCAAATAGTAGGCGAAATCCTCTCCGCCCATCTGCGGCGGAATATCATGTACCTCATAGCCTGATTGTGCCGCGACCTCTTTGGTGAAGTCTGTCCATGCACCGTGATTGACCGTAGCGGGCGGGCCGGGATACCAGTGCAGCTTCGCCTCTGCTCCGGCTGCGGCTGCAATCCCTTCGATGATCCGCGTCATTTGGGCCGGGATGCTGCTGCGGATCTCTTCGTTATACGTACGTACTGTACCTTCCAGCTCCACCTTCTCCGGCAGCACATTCCAGGTGAAGCCCCCGTTGATCCGGGTCACACTGAGCACGACCGGCTCCTGCGTGTTATTCAGGCGGCTGACTACGGTTTGCAGCATCGTAATGATCTGCGCGGCGGTAACAATGGTGTCTACCCCTTTCTCCGGTGTAGCAGCGTGAGCGCCGACCCCTTGCACCGTAATCTCAAAGCGGTCCACTCCAGCCGTTAAAGCTCCCGTTCTGGTACCGAACGCCCCGTTAGACAGGTCCGGTGAATTATGTAATCCGAAGATGGCCTCTACCCCGCTTAGCCCGCCGGATGCCAGTACATCCTCTGCACCGTGCCCCGTCTCTTCAGCCGGCTGGAACAGAATTCTGACCTTGCCCGGCAGTTCATGCTCACGCTGCTTCAGCAGGCTGGCCGCGCCCAGGATCACAGCGGTGTGGAAGTCATGGCCGCAAGCGTGCATTTTTCCCGGAATGGTGGAGGCATAAGGCAGGCCCGTCTGCTCCTCAATCGGCAGGGCATCGATATCGCAACGGATCGCTACTATGCTGCCGTCACCTTGTCCCACCTCTGCGATCAGTCCGGTCTTCAGAGGAAGATCCAGCACCCGTATCCCCGCTTCACTCAGCCACCCGCGTAGCTTCTCTGTCGTTCTGAACTCTTCATTGCTAAGCTCAGGTTCACGGTGCAAGTTCCTCCGCACTTCGGTCAGCCGGGCTGCCAGTGCTTCTTCCGTCTCATGCTGTGGTCTCATAGGCTTGTTCTTCCTCCTTCATTTTACGTATGTTCAATTCCTCTAATCCGCTCCAGCGCAGTCGCGAGGCTGCTTAAGATATGCTCCCGCATTGCCCGCTCCGCCCCCGCTTCATCCCTGGCTATGATCCTCTGCAGAATCACAAGATGCTCCTCATCCGCCTGCGTATTCCAGTCCCCATGTAGCGAAACATAACGACAATACCGGAGGGAACGGTCTCTTAGCTGGTTCAGCACCTTCTCAAAAGTCTTCAGCCCGCTGATCTCCCACAAGTAATCATGGAA is part of the Paenibacillus sp. FSL M7-0420 genome and harbors:
- a CDS encoding methionine ABC transporter ATP-binding protein, giving the protein MIELRNVYKTFTRKEVKIEALKGISLKVEKGDIFGVIGYSGAGKSTLIRLVNYLERPSEGQVLVDGYDLGAYSDKELRAAKKNIGMIFQHFNLLESKKVFDNVAIPLILLKKSKAEIRKRVEELLEFVGLSDKAGSYPSELSGGQKQRVGIARALASNPSILLCDEATSALDPQTTQSILQLLKRINAEYNITVMIITHEMSVIQEICNKVAVMEEGRIIEQGSVLDVFGAPKHQTTQNFVKTVIQNSMTTSVRRTLKTEQGSRVYKLNFAGESASEPVLYEIIRSYGVKVNILFANTTEIQETTLGTIIVQLQGDPAQMEAALNYMKQHEVRVEEVKSYVLDIDHK
- a CDS encoding amidohydrolase, whose amino-acid sequence is MRPQHETEEALAARLTEVRRNLHREPELSNEEFRTTEKLRGWLSEAGIRVLDLPLKTGLIAEVGQGDGSIVAIRCDIDALPIEEQTGLPYASTIPGKMHACGHDFHTAVILGAASLLKQREHELPGKVRILFQPAEETGHGAEDVLASGGLSGVEAIFGLHNSPDLSNGAFGTRTGALTAGVDRFEITVQGVGAHAATPEKGVDTIVTAAQIITMLQTVVSRLNNTQEPVVLSVTRINGGFTWNVLPEKVELEGTVRTYNEEIRSSIPAQMTRIIEGIAAAAGAEAKLHWYPGPPATVNHGAWTDFTKEVAAQSGYEVHDIPPQMGGEDFAYYLQQIPGAFVNIGTGPNHALHHPRFDVDEAAILPAAKYFALLAEGALAKLKQQA